In Parasteatoda tepidariorum isolate YZ-2023 chromosome 2, CAS_Ptep_4.0, whole genome shotgun sequence, one DNA window encodes the following:
- the LOC122272556 gene encoding WW domain-binding protein 11-like — protein MLGNYTLGVPRSADHLTRTSAPAPQRPRLRKLRWAQQALALYGLLRHSPAGGQPGPSTSSAPSTFAGTQPTNAPPLYMPPFPWMPFLPGFLPNALPGVIPFIMPPVPPQQQQPGPQVAHLANAPQSQQASGKTKYLI, from the exons aTGCTTGGGAACTACACACTGGgtgttccgcgttcggctgaccatctaaccagaacatctgctcctgcaccccagcgcccaaggttaagaaaactgagatgggcacagcaGGCcctggccctctatgggctgttgcGCCACT CTCCTGCTGGGGGTCAGCCTGGGCCATCAACCTCTTCTGCACCTTCCACGTTTGCTGGTACTCAACCTACAAATGCCCCTCCCTTGTATATGCCACCTTTTCCCTGGATGCCTTTTT tgccTGGTTTCTTACCTAATGCTCTTCCTGGAGTTATTCCTTTTATCATGCCACCTGTTCCTCCACAACAACAGCAGCCAGGTCCACAAGTTGCTCATCTAGCGAATGCTCCTCAATCTCAACAAGCCTCCggtaaaactaaatatttaatttag